One part of the Penaeus monodon isolate SGIC_2016 unplaced genomic scaffold, NSTDA_Pmon_1 PmonScaffold_63, whole genome shotgun sequence genome encodes these proteins:
- the LOC119571438 gene encoding zinc finger protein 813-like, producing MIGTCFRNNIEIGSVNIEFPCRLDALSPLTDEEIYGTGVSLKEELNEDVTKETYLDIKEDPFDYTDEGRDEGSKVKVDLQELRHEANENDLCILIQDSTDVDDICYKKVHPINFNDKPYRCQICNKTFTDTCSISRHMKAHTKKKPYNRKICNKTFSGRGHLLDHIRVHTKEKPYNCKICNKTLRTKKKSNNYEICNKAFSTKSGQVRHMGVQME from the exons GTTAACATTGAGTTTCCTTGCCGACTGGATGCCCTTAGCCCACTCACAGATGAGGAAATATATGGCACAGGAGTCAGTCTCAAAGAAGAGCTCAACGAAGATGTCACCAAAGAGACATATCTAGATATTAAGGAAGACCCTTTTGATTATACagatgaagggagggatgaaggtaGCAAAGTGAAAGTGGATCTTCAAGAGCTCAGGCATGAAGCAAATGAAAATGACTTGTGTATCTTGATTCAGGATTCCACTGACGTTGACGACATATGTTATAAGAAAGTCCATCCTATTAATTTCAATGACAAACCATACAGATGTCAAATTTGCAACAAGACCTTCACTGACACATGTAGTATATCAAGGCACATGAaagcacatacaaaaaagaagccATACAACCGTAAAATTTGCAATAAGACCTTCTCAGGGAGAGGTCATCTATTGGATCacataagagtacatacaaaagagaagccatacaattGTAAGATTTGCAATAAAACCTTGCGAACCAAAA AGAAGTCAAACAACTATGAGATatgcaacaaggccttctcaaCCAAAAGTGGTCAAGTAAGACACATGGGTGTACAAATGGAATAG